Proteins from a genomic interval of Sphingobacterium lactis:
- the rodA gene encoding rod shape-determining protein RodA, with translation MNNLQKKSFFGRIDWITIGLWLSLCLIGWFNIHAAVYDPENPGLFNLATNYGKQSIYIFTALIIGICILIIDSRFFISSAPIIYIVVILLLVAVLVVGRNVGGNQAWIPLGSFRLQPSEFGKLATCLLLAYYLSNQTNKNPSMKNLFIGACIVLFPVALVMLQPDTGSALAFFSLIFVFYREGYVSTNFLIIGGLAILLFVLALLINQWILIGCIALICGFFAWMMRKKRKNVINMAILFAVSSVYILCVDFAYEQILQPHQRNRIDIILGKMDDPKGQGYNLNQSMIAIGSGQLFGKGYLQGTQTKYNFVPEQSTDFIFCTVGEEWGFVGSVVLISLYVALLVRLVNIAERQRTAFARIYAYGVASILFFHFFINIGMTIGIVPVIGIPLPFISYGGSSLWSFTILLFILLRFDSSRKGTVGI, from the coding sequence ATGAATAACCTACAAAAGAAGAGCTTTTTCGGTAGGATAGATTGGATCACGATCGGTCTGTGGTTGTCCCTATGCTTGATTGGATGGTTCAACATCCACGCCGCCGTTTATGATCCGGAGAACCCGGGCCTGTTCAACTTGGCAACAAACTATGGTAAGCAATCCATCTATATCTTTACGGCGTTGATCATCGGGATCTGTATCCTGATCATTGACTCACGATTTTTTATATCTTCCGCTCCCATCATCTACATCGTCGTCATCCTGCTGTTGGTGGCCGTATTGGTTGTGGGGCGAAATGTCGGTGGTAACCAGGCCTGGATACCGCTGGGGAGCTTCAGGTTACAGCCTTCGGAATTCGGAAAGCTGGCCACCTGTTTACTATTGGCCTACTACCTGAGCAATCAGACGAATAAGAACCCATCCATGAAGAACCTCTTCATCGGTGCGTGCATCGTGCTATTTCCTGTAGCCTTGGTGATGTTGCAGCCGGATACAGGTTCGGCGTTGGCTTTCTTTTCCCTGATCTTTGTCTTCTATAGAGAAGGTTATGTCAGCACCAATTTCTTGATCATTGGGGGTCTGGCAATCCTATTGTTCGTATTGGCGCTATTGATCAATCAATGGATCCTGATCGGCTGTATTGCACTCATCTGTGGTTTCTTTGCCTGGATGATGCGCAAGAAGCGTAAGAATGTCATCAATATGGCGATTCTCTTCGCCGTTTCCAGCGTATATATTCTCTGTGTGGATTTTGCCTATGAGCAGATCCTACAACCGCACCAGCGGAACCGTATCGATATTATCCTCGGTAAAATGGACGATCCCAAAGGTCAGGGCTACAACCTGAACCAGTCGATGATCGCTATAGGTTCGGGTCAGCTTTTCGGCAAGGGATACCTTCAAGGAACGCAGACCAAGTACAACTTCGTACCCGAGCAGAGTACCGACTTTATCTTCTGTACCGTAGGTGAAGAATGGGGATTTGTGGGTTCGGTGGTGCTGATTTCGCTCTATGTGGCGCTCTTGGTTCGGTTGGTCAATATTGCCGAACGACAAAGGACGGCATTTGCGCGGATATATGCCTATGGGGTGGCCTCTATCCTATTCTTCCATTTTTTCATCAACATCGGCATGACCATAGGGATCGTTCCGGTGATTGGTATTCCATTGCCTTTTATCAGCTATGGAGGATCTTCCCTCTGGTCATTCACGATCTTGCTGTTTATTCTCTTGCGCTTCGACTCCTCCCGAAAAGGAACTGTCGGCATATAA
- the mrdA gene encoding penicillin-binding protein 2, translating into MNNSYFNRKFVIQGIFIAIALIIVARLFYIQIIDDKYLLSANNNVMRKKIIYPARGVILDRNGKVLVQNEPVYDIMVTPREVKDLDTLLLCDLLGIDTADFNIRMKKAKAHSPYRASQFMKQVNSSVYAKFQEHLYKFRGFYPLNRTVRSYPDSIAAQFLGYIQEVNERDIEKSNGFYRPGDYIGASGVERAYEELLRGKRGVENQMVDALNRPKGSFMEGKYDTLAVTGDGLVSSLDKDLQILAEKLMKNKLGSVVAIEPSTGEILSFVSSPSYNPNMMVGRELGNNYMKLLNDETKPMFIRPIQASYPPGSVFKVVAALTAQQAGVINDQTIFYCPGGYRYGGGRAIMRCTHVDGATGLVKSIKMSCNTYYGYVYAKMIDSRGMSGPKAYDLWRDALGKFGLGHKLGIDLPGEKPGLVPTSDFYTKRYGNGSWRSSYNISLSIGQGELGITPLQMANIMAIVANRGFYYRPHLIKGIGEKQILKEEFTEKIFAGVDARHYEPVIEGMSQAVNQGGTGAASRIPGIEMCGKTGTVQNPHGENHAVFFAFAPRDNPKIAIAVFVENAGYGGTWAAPIASMMVEKYLKDTISLPKYIQDRIYNGNLMPKPKKVEKKEETVKKDSTKKDSTKNAPKKQTLRTAATEPKKQQKESAILVHHSQVRRNHE; encoded by the coding sequence ATGAACAATAGTTACTTCAACCGAAAGTTCGTTATCCAAGGGATTTTCATTGCCATTGCACTTATTATTGTGGCGAGGTTATTTTATATTCAGATTATCGATGACAAATACCTCCTTTCCGCAAACAACAATGTCATGCGCAAGAAGATCATCTATCCTGCCCGTGGGGTCATCCTCGATCGGAACGGAAAGGTCTTGGTACAGAATGAACCTGTCTATGATATCATGGTCACCCCTCGGGAGGTGAAAGATCTGGATACGCTTCTGCTGTGCGACCTATTGGGTATCGACACGGCCGATTTCAACATCCGAATGAAAAAGGCGAAAGCCCATTCTCCTTACCGTGCTTCACAGTTCATGAAGCAGGTAAATTCTTCCGTCTATGCAAAATTCCAGGAGCACCTGTATAAATTCAGGGGGTTCTATCCTTTGAACCGTACGGTCCGCAGTTATCCGGATAGCATCGCCGCGCAGTTTCTGGGTTATATCCAAGAGGTGAACGAACGCGACATCGAAAAGTCCAACGGTTTCTACCGCCCTGGCGATTATATTGGTGCATCGGGTGTGGAGCGTGCCTATGAGGAGCTGTTGCGCGGCAAGCGCGGTGTGGAAAACCAGATGGTCGACGCACTGAACCGGCCGAAGGGCAGTTTCATGGAAGGAAAGTACGATACCCTCGCCGTAACAGGTGATGGTTTGGTATCCTCATTGGATAAAGACCTGCAGATCTTGGCGGAGAAGCTGATGAAGAACAAATTGGGATCGGTGGTCGCCATCGAGCCTTCCACGGGTGAGATCCTGAGCTTCGTGAGCAGTCCCTCCTATAACCCCAACATGATGGTCGGTCGGGAGCTCGGCAACAACTACATGAAGTTGCTGAATGACGAGACCAAGCCGATGTTCATCCGCCCTATTCAGGCCTCCTATCCACCGGGTTCGGTGTTTAAGGTCGTTGCGGCACTGACGGCACAACAGGCCGGCGTCATCAACGACCAGACGATATTCTATTGTCCGGGAGGTTACCGCTATGGCGGTGGACGCGCGATCATGCGCTGTACGCACGTCGATGGAGCGACCGGATTGGTCAAATCCATTAAGATGTCCTGCAATACGTATTACGGCTATGTCTACGCCAAGATGATCGACTCCCGTGGCATGAGCGGCCCTAAGGCCTACGACCTATGGCGCGACGCGTTGGGTAAGTTCGGCTTAGGCCATAAATTGGGCATTGACCTGCCGGGTGAGAAACCGGGATTGGTCCCTACATCTGATTTCTATACCAAACGCTATGGCAATGGTTCATGGCGTTCCAGCTATAACATTTCCCTTTCCATCGGTCAGGGTGAGTTGGGGATTACCCCACTACAGATGGCCAATATCATGGCTATCGTCGCCAACCGAGGGTTCTATTACCGCCCGCACCTGATCAAGGGCATTGGCGAGAAGCAGATCCTGAAAGAAGAATTTACTGAGAAGATTTTTGCTGGGGTGGATGCGCGACATTATGAACCCGTTATTGAGGGCATGAGCCAAGCGGTGAACCAGGGAGGAACAGGTGCGGCATCCCGCATTCCAGGAATCGAGATGTGTGGAAAGACCGGTACGGTACAGAATCCACACGGCGAGAACCATGCGGTATTCTTTGCCTTTGCCCCACGTGACAATCCGAAGATCGCCATTGCCGTATTCGTGGAAAACGCCGGATATGGTGGTACCTGGGCAGCGCCTATTGCCAGTATGATGGTCGAAAAATACCTCAAGGACACGATCTCCCTGCCGAAATACATACAGGATAGGATCTACAATGGAAACCTAATGCCGAAACCGAAGAAAGTGGAGAAAAAAGAAGAAACGGTAAAGAAGGATTCCACCAAGAAGGACAGCACCAAGAATGCACCGAAGAAGCAGACCCTACGGACTGCCGCTACGGAACCCAAGAAACAGCAAAAGGAATCAGCCATATTAGTACACCATAGCCAAGTAAGGAGAAACCATGAATAA
- a CDS encoding rod shape-determining protein MreD, producing MGRTIIANIIRFVILIAIQVVLFKNIGYYNLASPFPYILIIFLLPIGIPNFMLYILAFVTGLTVDAFYDSVGVHAAACVALAWYRIFFHQITLDVDVQGTFETPALGNMGSKWYLSYIAIGTLIHHFVLFHVEYFSFQNYLSTLLSILLSSIFTILLIILISVLIYKRKSRLLSN from the coding sequence ATGGGTAGGACGATTATTGCAAACATCATACGGTTCGTTATCCTGATTGCCATACAGGTCGTCCTGTTCAAGAATATCGGGTACTACAACTTGGCGAGTCCATTTCCGTACATCCTGATCATCTTCCTGTTGCCGATTGGCATTCCGAACTTCATGCTGTATATCCTGGCCTTCGTGACCGGACTGACGGTTGATGCATTCTACGATTCCGTCGGTGTGCATGCCGCAGCGTGTGTAGCTTTGGCCTGGTACCGAATATTCTTCCACCAGATTACCCTCGATGTCGATGTCCAGGGCACCTTCGAAACCCCCGCATTGGGAAATATGGGCTCGAAATGGTACCTCTCGTATATCGCCATCGGCACCCTGATCCATCACTTCGTGCTTTTCCATGTGGAATACTTTAGTTTCCAAAATTACCTGAGCACCTTGCTGAGTATCTTATTGAGTAGTATATTTACTATATTGTTAATCATCTTGATCAGCGTCCTGATTTACAAAAGAAAATCTCGCTTATTGAGTAATTAA
- the mreC gene encoding rod shape-determining protein MreC → MKNLWLFLVRYNAFFWFILFFVASLLLVVQNNRFQRTTFINSSNVVVGSFYGKLNSWKSYLALEETNKNLALENAMLNQKLQHYMLTDTLDSVRIVDSIEMDRYQITMAEVVNNSIHQKSNFITINKGSLDGVETGLGVITSNGVVGIVLNVSKHFSTIQSLLHPDTRISVTLDTTNVFGSLVWGNNVDPSSALVKDIPNHVKVKKGMKVYTSGFSLFPKGIEVGSVSETGITSGGSFLDVRIKLRTNFANLNHVYIVKDNLEAEKVELETMTEDNNG, encoded by the coding sequence ATGAAGAACCTTTGGCTTTTCTTGGTTAGATACAACGCCTTTTTTTGGTTTATTCTTTTTTTTGTTGCCTCCCTTCTACTTGTTGTCCAAAATAACCGTTTCCAGCGAACTACCTTCATCAACTCCTCCAACGTTGTCGTCGGGTCGTTCTATGGCAAGTTGAATTCCTGGAAAAGTTACCTTGCCTTGGAGGAAACCAACAAGAACCTGGCTTTGGAAAATGCGATGCTCAACCAGAAACTCCAGCATTACATGCTGACGGATACCCTGGATTCGGTACGCATTGTCGACTCCATTGAAATGGATCGCTACCAGATTACCATGGCCGAAGTCGTGAACAACAGTATACATCAGAAAAGCAATTTCATTACCATCAATAAGGGCTCCCTGGATGGGGTGGAAACCGGATTGGGCGTCATAACGTCAAACGGGGTGGTCGGCATTGTCCTGAATGTCTCCAAGCATTTCAGTACTATTCAGTCGCTCCTGCACCCGGACACCCGAATCTCGGTCACCCTGGATACCACCAATGTCTTCGGATCGTTGGTCTGGGGCAATAATGTAGACCCCTCTTCGGCCTTGGTCAAGGACATTCCCAATCACGTTAAGGTAAAAAAGGGCATGAAGGTCTACACCTCTGGGTTCTCCCTGTTCCCGAAAGGAATCGAGGTGGGTTCAGTTAGTGAAACGGGCATAACCTCCGGGGGATCATTCCTGGACGTGCGCATCAAACTGCGGACAAACTTCGCCAACCTCAATCATGTGTATATCGTGAAAGATAACCTGGAAGCCGAGAAAGTAGAACTGGAAACAATGACGGAGGATAACAATGGGTAG
- a CDS encoding rod shape-determining protein, whose translation MGLFNWFTQEVAIDLGTANTLIIHNDKVVVDEPSIVAFDRTTNKVIAIGRQAMQMEGKTHDNIKTVRPLRDGVIADFTAAEHLIRGMVKLINKGKSWFFPSLRMVVCIPSGITEVEKRAVRDSAEIAGAKEVYLIHEPMAAAVGIGIDVEEPVGNMIIDIGGGTTEIAVIALSGIVCDQSIRVAGDNFDSDIVQYIRRQHNIMIGDRTAEKIKIEVGAALPELTDPPEDFAVQGRDLMTGIPKQITVSYTEIAHCLDKSISKIEEAILKALEITPPELSADIYQTGIYLTGGGALLRGLDKRIQAKTKLPVHVAEDPLRAVVRGTGIALKNIGRFKFLMQ comes from the coding sequence ATGGGGCTTTTTAATTGGTTTACGCAAGAAGTTGCAATAGACTTGGGCACAGCTAACACCCTAATCATTCACAATGATAAAGTAGTAGTTGATGAACCCTCAATCGTAGCATTTGACCGCACGACAAATAAGGTTATCGCCATTGGTCGTCAGGCTATGCAAATGGAGGGTAAAACTCACGATAACATAAAAACTGTAAGACCATTGCGCGACGGTGTAATCGCAGACTTTACGGCTGCTGAGCATCTGATCCGTGGGATGGTTAAATTGATCAACAAAGGAAAGAGTTGGTTTTTCCCTTCCCTACGTATGGTCGTTTGTATCCCTTCGGGCATTACCGAGGTTGAGAAACGTGCAGTACGTGATTCCGCGGAAATCGCTGGAGCCAAGGAAGTGTACTTGATTCATGAGCCGATGGCAGCAGCTGTAGGTATCGGAATCGATGTGGAAGAGCCTGTTGGAAACATGATCATCGATATCGGTGGTGGTACCACAGAGATTGCGGTGATTGCCCTATCGGGAATTGTTTGTGACCAGTCTATCCGTGTTGCCGGAGATAACTTTGACTCGGATATCGTTCAATATATCCGTCGTCAGCACAACATCATGATCGGTGACCGTACTGCGGAGAAGATCAAGATCGAAGTTGGTGCTGCCCTTCCTGAATTAACAGATCCACCTGAGGATTTCGCCGTTCAAGGTCGTGACCTGATGACCGGTATCCCAAAACAGATCACTGTATCCTATACCGAGATTGCGCACTGTTTGGACAAATCCATCTCCAAAATCGAAGAAGCGATCCTTAAGGCATTGGAAATTACGCCGCCAGAACTTTCGGCGGACATCTACCAAACAGGTATTTACCTGACCGGTGGTGGTGCATTATTGCGCGGATTGGACAAACGTATTCAGGCAAAGACCAAATTACCGGTACATGTTGCCGAAGATCCTCTTCGTGCCGTTGTACGTGGTACAGGTATCGCGCTGAAGAATATCGGCCGTTTCAAGTTCTTAATGCAGTAA
- a CDS encoding M1 family metallopeptidase, with product MMNIKPILFGVLLAAGIQQADAQLMKAKELYTKADSLRGELTPLRTCYDIQYYHLDVRVDVENKSISGTNLFKFKAVDAFNKLQFDLFDNLSVDKVEYQGKSLPFSREFNAVFVDFPSTIEKGKVDSFTVHYSGTPIQATRAPWDGGFDWKQDSQGKPWVATACQGLGASVWWPNKDHQSDEVSSMLISVAVPNGVMNVSNGRLVKTEKLKDGYTKYHWKVDNPINNYNVALNIGDYAHFQETYSGEKGLLKLDYYVLKENAKKIGHLKKNAQETLKAFEHWFGPYPFYEDGYKLVETAHLGMEHQSAIAYGNKFINGYLGNDGSRTGWGMKWDFIVVHESGHEWFGNNITAKDLADMWIHESFTNYSEALFIDYFYGKEASQAYVNGNRRGIQNNSPIQGPYNVNKEGSGDMYNKGGVLHNMIRTMIDDDDKWREILRGLNSTFYHKTVDYNDILTYMNTHSGIDLTKTFEQYVQTNNIPTLEVIENSPGVFMIRWISAVKDFTMPVHIFDKDGKRKLITPTTKFKIHRLEGLTKANFKVDTYNYYIGLSLQ from the coding sequence ATGATGAACATAAAACCTATCCTATTTGGAGTGCTGTTGGCTGCGGGGATACAGCAAGCAGACGCACAATTGATGAAAGCAAAGGAACTGTACACCAAGGCCGATTCCCTGCGTGGTGAACTTACACCGCTCAGGACCTGTTACGATATACAGTACTACCATTTGGATGTCCGCGTGGACGTGGAGAACAAATCCATATCCGGAACCAACCTATTCAAATTCAAGGCGGTAGATGCTTTCAACAAACTACAGTTTGACCTGTTCGATAACCTGTCGGTGGATAAAGTGGAATACCAAGGAAAATCCTTGCCCTTCAGTCGGGAATTCAATGCTGTCTTCGTCGATTTCCCCAGCACCATTGAAAAGGGTAAGGTAGATTCCTTTACGGTTCATTATTCAGGAACGCCGATTCAGGCTACACGTGCACCTTGGGATGGTGGATTTGACTGGAAACAGGATAGCCAAGGGAAACCTTGGGTTGCTACCGCATGTCAAGGTTTGGGTGCCAGCGTTTGGTGGCCAAATAAGGATCATCAGTCGGATGAAGTCAGCAGCATGTTGATTTCGGTGGCAGTACCCAATGGCGTCATGAATGTCTCCAACGGCCGCTTGGTGAAAACGGAGAAGTTAAAGGACGGGTACACCAAGTACCACTGGAAGGTGGACAACCCCATCAACAATTACAACGTTGCACTGAATATCGGCGATTATGCGCATTTCCAGGAGACCTATTCCGGAGAAAAGGGCCTGTTGAAACTGGATTACTATGTCCTTAAGGAAAATGCCAAAAAGATTGGGCACCTCAAGAAAAATGCGCAGGAAACCCTAAAAGCATTTGAACATTGGTTTGGGCCATATCCGTTCTATGAAGATGGTTACAAATTGGTAGAAACTGCTCACTTGGGGATGGAGCACCAAAGTGCGATCGCCTACGGGAACAAATTCATCAATGGTTACCTCGGCAATGATGGCTCACGTACCGGATGGGGCATGAAATGGGACTTCATCGTGGTTCACGAATCGGGGCACGAGTGGTTCGGGAACAACATTACCGCGAAGGACCTCGCCGATATGTGGATCCATGAAAGTTTCACGAATTATTCGGAGGCGCTATTTATCGACTATTTCTATGGTAAAGAAGCCAGCCAAGCATATGTCAACGGGAACCGTCGAGGGATTCAAAATAACAGTCCGATCCAGGGTCCGTACAATGTCAATAAGGAAGGTTCCGGTGATATGTACAACAAAGGCGGTGTGTTACACAACATGATCCGTACGATGATCGACGACGATGACAAATGGCGGGAAATTCTGCGCGGATTGAACAGCACCTTCTACCATAAGACAGTTGACTACAACGACATCTTAACGTATATGAATACACATTCGGGGATCGACCTGACGAAGACGTTCGAACAGTACGTGCAAACCAATAACATCCCGACGTTGGAGGTAATCGAGAACAGTCCGGGCGTGTTCATGATCCGTTGGATTTCAGCTGTTAAGGACTTCACGATGCCGGTTCATATCTTTGACAAAGATGGCAAGCGGAAATTGATTACGCCTACAACAAAATTTAAGATACACAGGCTGGAAGGACTGACAAAAGCGAACTTTAAGGTGGATACATATAATTATTATATTGGATTGTCCTTACAATAA